Proteins co-encoded in one Spirosoma endbachense genomic window:
- a CDS encoding LytR/AlgR family response regulator transcription factor — protein MKAIALDDERPALDVIEAFCSRIDFVDLAKTFTRTGEARLYLEMNPVDLIFLDINMPKESGLAFFKSITQQTLVVFTTAYSEYALESYDVEAVDYLLKPYTFDRFSKAMQRAHARWRVLQQTDSLEETEPKQLFFRADYGLVKVTVSEIIFIEGLDNYLKIHLLDSPSLVLRLTMKAMLDKLPATKFIRVHRSFIVAVNKIQTIRGRMILIGEEEIPIGSSYEKDFFSLFMK, from the coding sequence ATGAAAGCCATTGCACTCGACGACGAACGCCCTGCCCTGGATGTCATAGAGGCTTTTTGCAGCCGAATTGATTTTGTAGACCTGGCCAAAACGTTCACCCGTACCGGCGAAGCCCGCCTGTATCTGGAAATGAATCCGGTCGATTTGATCTTTTTAGACATCAATATGCCAAAGGAGTCGGGATTAGCTTTTTTTAAATCCATCACCCAACAAACCCTCGTTGTTTTTACGACGGCCTATAGCGAGTATGCGCTGGAAAGCTATGACGTGGAGGCCGTGGATTATCTGTTGAAACCCTACACCTTCGATCGGTTCAGCAAAGCGATGCAGCGAGCCCATGCGCGGTGGCGGGTTCTCCAACAAACGGATTCACTGGAAGAAACTGAACCCAAACAGCTATTCTTTCGGGCTGATTACGGACTGGTAAAGGTTACTGTTTCCGAGATTATTTTTATCGAGGGATTGGATAACTACCTAAAGATTCATTTACTTGATTCGCCTTCGCTGGTCTTACGGCTTACGATGAAAGCTATGCTGGATAAACTGCCAGCTACTAAATTCATTCGCGTTCATCGCTCCTTCATTGTCGCGGTCAACAAAATTCAGACGATTCGTGGGCGTATGATTTTGATAGGTGAGGAGGAAATTCCAATCGGGAGTAGCTATGAAAAAGATTTTTTTAGCCTGTTCATGAAATAG
- a CDS encoding DUF3500 domain-containing protein: MKRNIVNIIALLLLITSSLAVIESCNTPDNLGTVTPTTATVSALSCGSATFSTSAVSGTAFTGTATVPFTGGNGVAYSAGSAVASTGVTGLNATLQAGTLASGAGNLTYAISGTPSGSGSATFALSFGGQSCSLALTVSGTSSGTTTTTNSSTVTTALSTTTTSTTCASTGVAQIVCLTEAFKATLSSTQLATTQLTYSKTNAQKWSNLPAGLSARIGINLGALNATQLAAFRNLMVTVLAQNVTNEGYDEMMGNLVADDYLNTIGGGSDYGAGNYYLSILGTPSTTGLWSILFTGHHYTQPYTFNAGAITGVTPAFRGVEPQAAVTAANRTYQAFEQERVAFAAMLTGLSTAEQTTARLSGTFSDLVLGPGQDSKFPTTKVGLQVGSLSSDKQTLVLNAIKLYVNDLDATTAATILTKYTSELANTYVAFSGTTAMSSQGDYVRIDGPSVWIEFSYQGGVIIKNTPHSHSVWRDHTSDYGGN; the protein is encoded by the coding sequence ATGAAAAGGAACATCGTGAATATTATCGCTCTACTATTGCTGATCACTAGCAGTTTAGCTGTGATAGAGTCCTGTAATACGCCCGACAACTTAGGGACCGTTACGCCTACTACAGCAACAGTCAGTGCATTGAGCTGTGGTTCTGCCACGTTTTCGACCTCTGCCGTTAGCGGCACGGCTTTTACCGGAACGGCTACGGTTCCTTTTACAGGGGGTAATGGGGTCGCCTATTCCGCAGGTAGTGCCGTTGCGTCAACGGGCGTAACCGGTCTGAATGCAACATTGCAAGCTGGAACCCTGGCCAGCGGAGCCGGTAACCTGACGTACGCGATCAGCGGTACGCCATCGGGAAGTGGATCGGCTACGTTCGCACTCAGTTTTGGTGGACAGAGTTGTAGTCTGGCCCTGACGGTGAGCGGAACCAGTTCTGGAACCACAACAACGACCAATTCCAGTACTGTCACCACCGCGCTATCAACAACGACGACTTCGACTACCTGCGCATCCACGGGTGTGGCCCAGATCGTCTGCCTGACCGAAGCCTTTAAGGCTACGCTAAGCAGCACCCAGTTAGCCACCACTCAGCTAACCTACTCAAAGACCAATGCCCAAAAATGGTCCAATCTGCCAGCAGGCCTTTCTGCCCGAATCGGTATCAATCTGGGGGCACTCAACGCAACACAACTTGCCGCTTTTCGCAACCTGATGGTGACGGTACTGGCCCAGAATGTCACGAACGAAGGCTACGACGAAATGATGGGTAACCTGGTGGCCGACGATTATCTCAACACCATCGGTGGAGGTTCTGACTACGGGGCAGGCAATTATTACCTCTCCATTCTGGGTACGCCCAGCACGACAGGTTTGTGGTCGATTCTGTTTACGGGTCACCATTACACCCAACCGTACACCTTCAATGCCGGGGCCATCACTGGGGTGACACCTGCCTTTCGGGGAGTCGAGCCCCAGGCAGCTGTGACGGCTGCTAACCGGACATACCAGGCGTTTGAACAGGAACGGGTGGCCTTTGCGGCTATGCTAACGGGCTTGAGCACCGCTGAGCAAACGACAGCCAGGTTGTCGGGTACGTTCTCCGACTTAGTGCTGGGGCCGGGTCAGGATAGTAAGTTTCCAACGACCAAAGTGGGCTTACAGGTAGGAAGTCTAAGTTCGGATAAACAGACGCTGGTGCTGAATGCCATCAAGCTTTACGTCAACGATCTGGATGCAACCACGGCGGCCACCATTCTAACCAAATACACCTCGGAGCTAGCGAACACATATGTAGCGTTTTCGGGGACAACCGCTATGAGTTCTCAGGGTGATTATGTACGCATTGATGGACCGAGTGTGTGGATCGAATTTTCGTATCAGGGTGGGGTCATCATCAAAAACACGCCCCATTCCCACTCCGTATGGCGCGATCATACCAGTGACTATGGCGGTAATTAG